One part of the Humulus lupulus chromosome 9, drHumLupu1.1, whole genome shotgun sequence genome encodes these proteins:
- the LOC133801265 gene encoding probable glutathione S-transferase: MGEEVKVYGLWGSPFSRRVDIALKLKGVEYKYYEEDLINKSASLLKYNPIHKKVPTFVHNEKPLAESLVILEYIDDTWKSHPILPQDPYQRACVRFWARFIDDKVIPTLWKALWVKEEQEKALEEVIGYLEFLEKELKDKYFGGESIGLLDIVAIFIAHWVPVFQQLVGIEILTETKFPKLCKWSHDFVTHDVVIKILPPKEDIIAFFIPRLDTMKKTGGLVTTIYKSV; this comes from the exons ATGGGTGAAGAAGTGAAGGTATATGGTCTTTGGGGAAGCCCTTTTAGTCGCAGAGTTGATATAGCACTGAAACTCAAAGGTGTTGAGTACAAATACTATGAAGAAGATTTGATTAACAAGAGTGCTTCACTTCTCAAATACAACCCAATTCACAAGAAGGTCCCTACCTTTGTCCACAATGAAAAACCCTTAGCCGAGTCACTTGTTATTCTTGAATACATCGATGATACTTGGAAAAGTCACCCTATTTTGCCCCAAGACCCCTACCAAAGAGCTTGTGTTCGTTTTTGGGCTCGCTTCATCGATGACAAG gtcATTCCAACATTATGGAAAGCCCTCTGGGTCAAGGAGGAGCAGGAAAAGGCATTAGAAGAAGTGATTGGGTATCTAGAGTTTCTAGAGAAAGAGCTCAAAGACAAATACTTTGGGGGAGAAAGTATTGGGCTTTTGGACATAGTAGCAATTTTCATAGCCCATTGGGTACCAGTTTTTCAACAGCTTGTGGGAATAGAGATATTGACAGAGACCAAATTTCCCAAGCTTTGTAAATGGAGCCATGACTTTGTGACTCATGATGTTGTGATAAAAATTCTTCCTCCTAAAGAAGACATTATTGCTTTCTTTATCCCTCGTTTGGACACCATGAAAAAAACTGGTGGTTTAGTTACCACTATATATAAGAGTGTATAA